A genomic window from Thermococcus nautili includes:
- a CDS encoding maleate cis-trans isomerase family protein encodes MYGWRGRLGLIVPSSNTTMEMELHDYLPEGVSLHTARVPLRNVTEEELVKMNTLAVESARLLRDAGVELILYGCTSGSFIGGKDYEKKLEMEIEDEVNVPVISTSTAVIEALKMLDAREILVVTPYTDEINQREKEFLEANEFTVLDIRGLGLEDNQAIGKLEPYTAYRLAKASFTDEAEAIFISCTNWRTFEIIETLEKDLGVPVVTSNQASLWLALREMDVMERIPSLGRLFTEY; translated from the coding sequence ATGTACGGATGGAGAGGAAGGCTCGGCCTTATAGTTCCCTCCTCGAACACCACGATGGAGATGGAGCTTCACGATTACCTGCCGGAGGGCGTTTCGCTTCACACCGCCAGGGTTCCGCTCAGGAACGTCACCGAAGAGGAGCTCGTGAAGATGAACACTTTGGCAGTCGAGAGCGCCAGACTGCTCAGGGATGCGGGCGTTGAGCTGATACTCTACGGGTGCACGAGCGGTTCCTTCATCGGCGGAAAGGACTACGAGAAAAAGCTTGAGATGGAAATCGAGGACGAGGTGAACGTCCCGGTAATAAGCACGAGCACCGCGGTGATAGAGGCCCTCAAGATGCTCGACGCGAGAGAAATACTCGTGGTAACGCCCTACACCGACGAGATTAACCAGCGCGAGAAGGAGTTCCTTGAGGCCAACGAGTTCACGGTTCTCGACATCAGGGGCCTCGGCCTCGAGGACAACCAGGCAATCGGCAAGCTCGAGCCCTACACCGCTTACCGCCTCGCGAAGGCGAGCTTCACCGACGAGGCGGAGGCGATTTTCATAAGCTGTACCAACTGGAGAACCTTCGAAATCATCGAGACCCTCGAGAAGGACCTCGGCGTGCCCGTGGTTACCAGCAACCAGGCCTCCCTCTGGCTGGCTTTAAGGGAGATGGATGTCATGGAGCGGATTCCGAGCCTCGGAAGGCTCTTCACCGAGTACTGA
- a CDS encoding nitroreductase family protein, giving the protein MELDEAIMKRTSVRYFLEKPVPEEAIRKLIESAIRAPTASGLENWLFVVFRSEEARKKLYELIAEGMEVYYRAVNLPEEKIEKLRKRMYKEGMFRAPVYIAVFIDRRVRFLPGKEFDEVEFIWSVESASMAIQNLMLKAVELGLGTVYIGVTSFKGIEERVRELAGLDENHYLVGVIPVGYPRSEPKPRKRKKGVDDVTRFI; this is encoded by the coding sequence ATGGAACTGGACGAGGCGATAATGAAAAGGACCTCCGTGCGCTACTTCCTCGAAAAGCCCGTGCCGGAGGAAGCCATTAGAAAGCTCATCGAGAGCGCAATAAGGGCCCCAACCGCGAGCGGACTTGAGAACTGGCTCTTCGTTGTCTTCAGGAGCGAGGAGGCGAGGAAGAAGCTCTACGAGCTCATAGCGGAGGGTATGGAGGTTTATTACCGCGCCGTCAACCTGCCGGAGGAGAAGATAGAGAAGCTCAGGAAGAGGATGTACAAGGAGGGCATGTTCAGGGCGCCGGTTTACATAGCGGTCTTCATAGACAGGCGCGTTCGCTTCCTTCCTGGAAAGGAGTTCGACGAGGTTGAGTTCATCTGGAGCGTCGAGAGCGCATCGATGGCCATTCAGAACCTCATGCTCAAAGCTGTGGAGCTCGGCCTCGGCACGGTCTACATCGGCGTGACGAGCTTCAAGGGCATCGAGGAGAGGGTTAGAGAGCTCGCGGGTCTCGACGAGAACCACTACCTCGTGGGAGTCATTCCCGTCGGCTACCCGAGGAGCGAACCCAAGCCGAGGAAGAGGAAGAAGGGCGTCGATGACGTGACGAGGTTCATCTAA
- the pfkC gene encoding ADP-specific phosphofructokinase produces the protein MVELLDEARKLSIFTAYNANVDAIVYLKGETVQRLIDEFGADAVRRRMEEFPRQIEEPIDFVARLVHALKTGKPMAVPLVNEELQGWFDDHFKYDVERIGGQAGIIANLLANLDFRKVIVYTPHLAKRQAEMFVPKKNLFYPVVGNGKLVLKHPREAYRENDPVKVNRIFEFRAGTTFRLGDETITVPYSGRFIVSARFESIRIYTEEALKPFLPEIGLQVDGAILSGYQGIRLRYSDGKDANYYLREAKKDILLLKREKDVKVHLEFASIQSRELRKKVIYNLFPLVDSVGMDESEIAYVLSALGYSKLADRIFTYNRIEDTVLGGKILIDEMNLEVLQIHTIYYLMYITHADNPLSEDELRRSLEIATTLAAARASLGDVRSPEDFKVGLSVPYNERGEYVKLRFEEAKRRLRTREYKVVIIPTRLVKNPVSTVGLGDTISTGAFTSYLALLREKGAL, from the coding sequence ATGGTGGAGCTCCTCGACGAGGCAAGGAAGCTGTCGATTTTCACGGCCTACAACGCTAACGTTGACGCGATAGTCTACCTCAAGGGCGAGACCGTTCAGAGGCTCATAGACGAGTTCGGCGCCGATGCCGTCAGGAGGAGGATGGAAGAGTTTCCCCGGCAGATTGAGGAGCCGATTGACTTCGTCGCGAGGCTCGTTCACGCCCTCAAGACAGGCAAGCCGATGGCCGTTCCCCTCGTCAACGAGGAGCTCCAGGGCTGGTTCGATGACCACTTCAAGTACGACGTTGAGAGGATTGGAGGTCAGGCGGGAATAATAGCGAACCTCTTAGCCAACCTCGACTTCAGGAAGGTAATCGTCTACACCCCACACCTCGCGAAGAGGCAGGCCGAGATGTTCGTTCCAAAGAAGAACCTCTTCTACCCCGTCGTTGGGAACGGAAAGCTCGTTCTGAAGCACCCCCGCGAGGCCTACCGCGAGAACGACCCGGTCAAGGTGAACAGGATTTTCGAGTTCCGCGCCGGAACGACCTTCAGGCTGGGCGACGAGACGATTACAGTTCCTTACTCTGGTCGCTTCATCGTCTCGGCCCGCTTCGAGAGCATAAGGATTTACACGGAGGAGGCTCTCAAACCGTTTCTCCCCGAGATTGGCCTCCAAGTTGATGGTGCAATCCTCTCGGGCTACCAGGGGATAAGGCTTCGCTATTCCGACGGAAAGGACGCGAACTACTATCTCAGGGAGGCCAAGAAGGACATTCTCCTGCTCAAGCGCGAGAAGGACGTCAAGGTCCACCTGGAGTTCGCTTCGATACAGAGCAGAGAACTCAGGAAGAAGGTCATCTACAACCTCTTCCCGCTCGTTGACAGCGTCGGCATGGACGAGTCGGAGATAGCCTACGTCCTGAGCGCCCTCGGCTACTCCAAGCTCGCCGACAGGATATTCACCTACAACCGCATCGAGGACACTGTCTTGGGCGGAAAAATCCTCATAGATGAGATGAACCTCGAAGTTTTGCAAATCCACACGATTTACTACCTCATGTACATCACCCACGCTGACAACCCGTTGAGCGAGGACGAGCTCAGGAGAAGCCTTGAGATAGCAACGACTTTAGCGGCGGCGAGGGCCTCACTCGGCGACGTCCGCTCGCCCGAGGACTTCAAGGTCGGTCTGAGCGTCCCCTACAACGAGCGCGGGGAGTACGTAAAACTACGCTTTGAGGAGGCCAAGAGACGGCTCCGCACGAGGGAATACAAGGTCGTGATAATCCCGACGAGGCTCGTTAAGAACCCGGTTTCGACGGTCGGCCTCGGCGACACAATCTCAACCGGAGCCTTCACGAGCTACCTCGCGCTTCTGAGGGAGAAGGGCGCGCTTTGA
- a CDS encoding DUF998 domain-containing protein, whose amino-acid sequence MELERFASYVALSLPIIFIVGLAVVIHANPWFSFTNNALSDMGSLKNPNRWLFNGFVMFFAVVAMIPSVVAFKHGLSYLMPLALVFLFLVGVFPEETPYHTPSAVLFYVLALADIALVGIKLGRKNPINYVWSVLSVVVFLTMLYLIKARVFKGLAIPELIGASLILAWFVYISILLKGLKP is encoded by the coding sequence GTGGAACTCGAACGCTTCGCTTCCTACGTAGCCCTTTCCCTGCCCATCATCTTCATCGTGGGCCTTGCAGTAGTCATCCACGCCAACCCATGGTTCTCCTTCACGAACAACGCGCTGAGCGACATGGGCTCGCTCAAGAACCCCAACCGCTGGCTTTTCAACGGTTTCGTGATGTTCTTCGCGGTAGTTGCAATGATTCCGTCCGTTGTAGCCTTCAAGCACGGCCTCTCCTACCTGATGCCCCTCGCGCTGGTCTTCCTTTTCCTCGTCGGGGTTTTTCCGGAGGAGACCCCTTACCACACCCCCTCGGCGGTGCTGTTCTACGTTCTGGCGCTGGCAGATATAGCGCTCGTCGGGATAAAGCTCGGGCGGAAAAACCCTATCAACTACGTCTGGAGCGTTCTCTCGGTTGTCGTGTTCCTCACGATGCTCTACCTGATTAAGGCGAGGGTCTTCAAGGGGCTGGCGATTCCGGAGTTGATAGGGGCATCGCTAATCCTCGCGTGGTTCGTCTACATCAGCATTCTCCTTAAAGGTTTGAAACCCTGA
- a CDS encoding M42 family metallopeptidase, translated as MVDFELLKKIVEAPGVSGFEFLGVRDVVIEAFKPYVDEIRVDRLGNVIAHKEGKGPKVMLAGHMDQIGLMVTHIEKNGFLRVAPVGGVDPRTLIAQRFKVWIGPNEFIYGVGGSVPPHIQKPEQRNKAPTWDQIFIDIGAESKEEAEEMGVKIGTVITWDGRLERLGKHRLVSIAHDDRIAVYTLVEAARQLSETDADVYFVATVQEEVGLRGAKVSAFGIDPDYGFALDVTIAADVPGTPEHKQITQLGKGVAIKIMDRSVICHPTIVRWMEELAKKYEIPYQWDILTGGGTDAGAIHLNKAGVPSGGISIPARYIHSNTEVVDERDVDAAVKLTTKVIEEIPNLKL; from the coding sequence ATGGTGGACTTCGAACTGCTCAAGAAAATCGTTGAAGCCCCCGGTGTTTCCGGCTTTGAGTTTCTCGGCGTCAGGGACGTTGTAATCGAGGCCTTCAAGCCCTACGTCGACGAGATTAGGGTCGACAGGCTCGGAAACGTCATAGCGCACAAGGAAGGAAAGGGTCCGAAGGTCATGCTCGCTGGACATATGGACCAGATTGGCCTCATGGTGACCCACATCGAGAAGAACGGCTTCCTCCGCGTTGCACCGGTCGGCGGTGTTGACCCGAGAACCCTCATCGCCCAGCGCTTCAAGGTCTGGATTGGCCCGAACGAGTTCATTTACGGCGTTGGTGGAAGCGTTCCGCCACACATCCAGAAGCCGGAGCAGAGGAACAAGGCCCCGACCTGGGACCAGATTTTCATTGACATCGGTGCCGAGAGCAAGGAAGAGGCCGAGGAGATGGGCGTAAAGATAGGCACCGTCATCACCTGGGACGGCAGGCTCGAGCGCCTTGGAAAGCACAGGCTCGTCAGCATCGCCCACGACGACAGGATAGCCGTTTACACCCTCGTTGAGGCGGCGAGACAGCTGAGCGAGACCGATGCGGACGTTTACTTCGTCGCGACCGTTCAGGAAGAGGTAGGACTCAGGGGAGCGAAGGTTTCGGCGTTCGGCATTGACCCGGACTACGGCTTCGCCCTCGACGTCACCATAGCGGCCGACGTCCCGGGAACTCCGGAGCACAAGCAGATAACCCAGCTCGGAAAGGGCGTTGCCATTAAGATAATGGACCGCTCCGTCATCTGCCACCCGACGATTGTGAGGTGGATGGAGGAGCTTGCGAAGAAGTACGAGATACCCTACCAGTGGGACATCCTCACCGGCGGAGGAACCGACGCAGGAGCCATACACCTCAACAAGGCCGGCGTCCCGAGCGGTGGCATAAGCATTCCAGCAAGATACATACACTCCAACACCGAGGTCGTCGACGAGCGTGACGTCGATGCCGCGGTCAAGCTGACGACCAAGGTCATCGAGGAGATTCCGAACCTGAAGCTCTGA
- the sfsA gene encoding DNA/RNA nuclease SfsA: MSPVLLKLNVVPCRFVERLNRFVALVEVNGEIRKALLTNTGRLEEFMIPGRKVFCTPKSGGKTDFVLIAFEDLGGKGAIVDTRTQAKAFERAVELGLVSWLKDCSIKRKEVRVGNSRLDYLFECPGGELYGEMKSAVLRGGERGEYAMYPDCPTLRGQRHVRELIELARAGKDAIIFFIGAMPGVEKFRPYEKGDPELARLLREAKKAGVRIEGFSISLLPDGRVILERPELKVEL; encoded by the coding sequence ATGTCACCGGTTTTGCTGAAGCTCAACGTGGTTCCGTGCAGGTTCGTGGAGAGGCTCAACCGCTTCGTTGCTCTGGTCGAGGTGAACGGCGAAATCAGAAAGGCCCTTCTCACCAACACCGGTCGCCTGGAGGAGTTTATGATTCCGGGACGAAAGGTCTTCTGCACGCCTAAGAGCGGGGGAAAGACAGACTTCGTTCTTATAGCCTTCGAGGATTTAGGGGGAAAGGGAGCGATAGTGGACACGAGGACTCAGGCGAAGGCCTTTGAAAGGGCGGTTGAGCTCGGCCTCGTCTCCTGGCTGAAGGACTGTTCGATAAAGCGGAAGGAAGTTCGCGTTGGCAACTCCCGCCTCGACTACCTCTTCGAGTGTCCCGGTGGAGAGCTCTACGGCGAGATGAAGAGCGCCGTTCTAAGGGGAGGCGAGAGGGGTGAATACGCGATGTATCCCGACTGCCCGACTTTACGCGGACAGAGGCACGTTAGGGAGCTGATTGAACTCGCCAGAGCAGGAAAGGACGCGATAATCTTTTTCATCGGGGCGATGCCCGGCGTCGAGAAGTTCAGGCCCTACGAGAAGGGCGACCCGGAACTCGCGAGACTTTTGAGGGAGGCGAAAAAAGCCGGTGTGAGAATTGAAGGCTTCTCGATTTCGCTCCTGCCCGACGGAAGGGTAATCCTCGAAAGGCCCGAGCTGAAGGTCGAGCTATGA
- a CDS encoding adenine nucleotide alpha hydrolase family protein, which yields MKAVALLSSGIDSPVAIYLMLRKGVEVVPVHFRQDSIKEEKVHELWEVLSKYGKLDELITVDFAEEHVPVFKRLKELKKERWTCVFCKWLMLRRACRIGHEVGASAIITGDSLGQVASQTLDNLLIISSASDLPVLRPLIGLDKEEIVQIAKEIGTFEISAREEPSCPFTPRYPIVRGSPGEFERIRGLL from the coding sequence ATGAAGGCCGTCGCACTGCTCAGCTCGGGCATCGACTCACCCGTGGCAATCTACCTGATGCTCCGGAAGGGAGTCGAGGTAGTTCCGGTTCACTTCAGGCAGGATTCCATCAAGGAGGAGAAGGTTCACGAGCTCTGGGAGGTTCTGAGTAAATACGGCAAGCTCGACGAGTTAATCACGGTGGACTTCGCGGAGGAGCACGTGCCCGTATTTAAGAGGCTGAAGGAGCTCAAGAAGGAGCGCTGGACCTGCGTCTTCTGCAAGTGGCTGATGCTTAGAAGGGCCTGCAGGATTGGGCACGAGGTCGGAGCGAGTGCGATAATAACCGGCGACTCCCTCGGACAGGTCGCTTCACAGACGCTCGACAACCTGCTCATAATAAGCTCTGCCAGCGACCTGCCGGTTCTGAGGCCCTTGATTGGACTCGACAAGGAGGAAATCGTTCAGATAGCCAAGGAGATAGGAACCTTCGAGATAAGCGCCCGTGAGGAGCCAAGCTGTCCCTTCACGCCGAGGTATCCGATAGTCAGGGGCTCGCCGGGCGAGTTCGAGAGGATTAGGGGCCTGCTGTGA
- the xerA gene encoding site-specific tyrosine recombinase/integron integrase, whose translation MDEVIEEFETYLDLEGKSPNTIRMYSYYVRRYLEWGGALNARSALRFLARLRREGYSNRSLNLVVQALRAYFRFEGHDEEAEKLKPPKVPRSLPKALTREEVKRLLSVIPPTRKRDRLIVLLLYGAGLRVSELVNLKKSEVDLERGIIVVRGGKGAKDRVVPIPEFLVEEIRSYLETRSDSSEYLLVEERRKNKDRLSTKTVWYLLKKYGKRAGVEVTPHRLRHSFATHMLERGVDIRAIQELLGHSNLSTTQIYTKVTVEHLRKAQEKARLMEGLVE comes from the coding sequence ATGGACGAGGTTATAGAGGAGTTCGAGACCTACCTCGACCTCGAGGGCAAGAGCCCGAACACAATTAGGATGTACTCCTACTACGTCAGGCGATACCTCGAATGGGGCGGGGCTTTGAACGCGCGCTCCGCCCTCCGCTTCCTGGCGAGGTTAAGGAGGGAGGGCTACTCCAACAGGAGCTTAAACCTCGTCGTCCAGGCTTTGAGGGCCTACTTCCGCTTCGAGGGCCACGATGAGGAAGCGGAGAAGCTGAAGCCACCGAAGGTGCCGAGGAGCCTGCCGAAAGCTTTGACGCGCGAAGAGGTCAAGAGGCTCCTCTCCGTCATCCCACCGACGCGAAAGAGGGACAGGCTGATAGTTCTGTTACTCTACGGGGCGGGTCTTCGTGTCAGCGAGCTGGTCAACCTGAAGAAGAGTGAAGTCGACTTGGAGAGGGGCATAATAGTCGTCCGCGGTGGAAAAGGGGCCAAGGACAGGGTCGTGCCGATTCCGGAGTTCCTGGTGGAGGAAATCCGTTCCTACCTCGAAACGCGCTCCGATTCGAGCGAATATTTACTCGTCGAGGAGCGGAGGAAGAACAAGGACAGACTCTCGACGAAGACCGTCTGGTACCTACTGAAGAAGTACGGGAAAAGGGCAGGCGTTGAAGTCACGCCCCACAGGCTCCGCCACAGCTTCGCAACGCACATGCTCGAGCGGGGAGTGGATATAAGGGCCATTCAAGAACTTCTCGGCCACTCCAACCTCTCGACGACCCAGATTTACACGAAGGTCACCGTCGAGCACCTCAGGAAAGCCCAGGAAAAGGCGAGGCTCATGGAGGGGCTGGTGGAGTGA
- the thiI gene encoding tRNA uracil 4-sulfurtransferase ThiI, which yields MNVVIVRYGEIGTKSRQTRRWFENILMNNIREALVSEGIDFKKVEAKHGRILVRTNKAKEAVEVLTRVFGIVSLSPAMEVEANLEKINKTALKLFRRKKRELNLERPKFRVTARRITKEFPLKSPEVQAKVGEYILENEESEVDLHNYDIEVGVELMEGKAYVFVDKVRAWGGLPIGTQGKVVALLSGGIDSPVATFLMMKRGVEVIPVHIYMGEKTLEKVRKIWNQLKKYHYGGKAELVVVKPKERERIIEKLKELGKEKYTCVFCKFMMVRHADKIAKDFGAKGIVMGDSLGQVASQTLENMYIVSQASDLPIYRPLIGMDKEEIVSIAKRIGTFELSTLPEDEIPFIPKHPIIRGSWEEFRKLYRAVFDEEPRKREC from the coding sequence ATGAACGTCGTCATAGTCCGCTACGGTGAGATTGGAACGAAGTCGAGGCAGACGAGGAGATGGTTTGAGAACATACTCATGAACAACATACGCGAGGCTCTGGTGAGCGAAGGAATCGACTTCAAGAAGGTCGAGGCCAAGCACGGGAGGATTCTCGTGAGGACGAACAAAGCCAAAGAGGCCGTTGAGGTCCTTACGAGGGTTTTTGGCATAGTCTCGCTCTCGCCGGCAATGGAAGTCGAGGCGAACCTTGAGAAAATAAACAAAACTGCCCTAAAGCTCTTCAGGAGGAAGAAGAGGGAACTAAACCTTGAGAGGCCGAAGTTCCGCGTCACGGCGAGGAGAATCACCAAGGAGTTCCCTCTGAAGAGCCCCGAGGTTCAGGCCAAGGTTGGGGAGTACATACTCGAGAACGAGGAGAGCGAGGTTGACCTTCACAATTACGATATCGAGGTCGGCGTCGAGCTGATGGAGGGTAAAGCGTACGTCTTCGTTGACAAGGTTAGAGCCTGGGGAGGACTGCCAATAGGCACGCAGGGCAAAGTTGTCGCTCTGCTGAGCGGGGGCATTGACTCACCCGTTGCTACCTTCCTGATGATGAAGCGCGGTGTCGAAGTGATTCCAGTCCACATCTACATGGGCGAGAAGACCCTTGAGAAGGTCAGGAAAATCTGGAACCAGCTGAAGAAGTACCACTACGGCGGAAAGGCCGAGCTTGTAGTTGTCAAGCCGAAGGAGCGCGAGAGAATCATTGAAAAGCTGAAGGAACTCGGGAAGGAGAAGTACACCTGCGTGTTCTGCAAGTTCATGATGGTGAGGCACGCGGATAAGATAGCCAAGGACTTCGGCGCGAAGGGCATCGTGATGGGCGACTCCCTCGGGCAGGTTGCCAGCCAGACGCTCGAAAACATGTACATCGTCAGCCAGGCGAGCGACTTACCGATTTACAGGCCGTTGATAGGCATGGACAAGGAGGAGATAGTTAGCATAGCGAAGAGAATCGGCACCTTCGAGCTGTCCACACTGCCGGAGGACGAGATACCCTTCATTCCAAAGCACCCAATAATCAGGGGCTCGTGGGAAGAGTTCAGGAAGCTCTACAGGGCGGTCTTTGACGAGGAACCGAGGAAGAGGGAGTGCTGA
- a CDS encoding helicase C-terminal domain-containing protein: MQPDLQYFPYDTLRPNQAEFIELVRETAERGENAIIEAPTGFGKTVSVLAGVLPIAEELGLKVLYLARTHRQMDRVIEELKAINRKARVSGVELRGRKELCLHNYLTQFTSDAYTAMVVCKNLKKLGKCPFYENEKKKKAEFNELVNFFLESPSHPSEILSYAETLELCPYDLTRKIAEKADVIVASYLYAISPGIRESLISSLGVDYSDLIIVFDEAHNLPDQAISALSDRLSIHTLNRAIKEADEYRENEIANFLSILGKGLELLFREKLADREIQETPIQPELVFVHLMRTLGISERWLVKTLNEMVSIGEAIREDRIEKGKPPRSYIGRVGEFLLLWFSLIGREDYLFLLSREKGLSLELVALDPSKALTFLREVHSAFFISGTLTPLEAFRDVMGIEKAKLKKFPRMVKRENAQVLVAKDVSTRGEERSLQVYRKMVDYIVEAVKLIPKNVGVFTASYEVLQGLLSANLEVRLEGTGKAVFIERQGVSSAENDTMVASFKAHAKGNGAVLLGVMGGRNSEGQDYSGDEMNGVILVGIPYARPTPRVQAQIRYFERKFPGKGRYYGYYLPAHRKLVQAAGRVHRSAEEKGSIIILDYRVLWRNVRKDFPDWMVETMRPVDLARMRLYLKRFWLSGP, encoded by the coding sequence ATGCAACCAGACCTCCAGTACTTTCCCTACGACACCCTCAGGCCCAATCAGGCAGAGTTCATCGAGCTCGTGCGCGAAACTGCCGAGAGGGGAGAGAACGCCATAATCGAGGCACCTACCGGCTTCGGTAAGACCGTGAGCGTTCTGGCCGGCGTTCTTCCAATAGCTGAAGAGCTCGGCCTCAAGGTTCTCTACTTAGCCCGAACGCACAGGCAGATGGACAGAGTTATAGAGGAGCTCAAGGCGATAAACCGGAAGGCGAGGGTTTCCGGGGTTGAGCTCAGGGGCAGGAAGGAGCTGTGCCTCCACAACTACCTCACCCAGTTCACGAGCGACGCCTACACCGCTATGGTCGTCTGCAAGAACCTGAAGAAGCTCGGAAAGTGCCCCTTCTACGAGAACGAGAAGAAGAAAAAGGCCGAGTTCAACGAGCTGGTGAATTTTTTCCTTGAAAGCCCTTCTCACCCGTCCGAAATCCTGAGCTACGCAGAGACGCTCGAGCTCTGCCCCTACGACCTGACGAGGAAGATAGCCGAGAAGGCAGACGTCATCGTTGCCAGCTACCTCTACGCGATAAGCCCGGGCATAAGGGAGAGCCTGATAAGCTCGCTCGGCGTGGATTATTCGGACCTGATAATCGTCTTCGACGAGGCCCACAATCTGCCGGACCAGGCCATCTCGGCTTTGAGCGACAGGCTGAGCATACACACCCTCAACAGGGCCATTAAGGAGGCCGACGAGTACAGGGAGAACGAGATAGCCAACTTCCTGAGCATACTTGGTAAGGGTCTTGAGTTGCTCTTCCGTGAGAAGCTCGCCGACAGGGAAATCCAGGAAACCCCGATTCAGCCCGAGCTGGTCTTCGTCCACCTCATGAGAACCCTCGGGATAAGCGAGCGCTGGCTCGTCAAAACGCTGAACGAGATGGTCTCAATAGGCGAGGCGATAAGGGAGGACAGGATAGAGAAGGGCAAACCTCCAAGGAGTTATATCGGTCGCGTTGGCGAGTTCCTGCTCCTCTGGTTCTCGCTCATCGGAAGGGAGGACTACCTCTTCCTGCTCAGCAGGGAAAAAGGCCTGAGCCTTGAGCTCGTGGCTTTGGACCCATCGAAGGCGTTGACCTTTCTCAGGGAAGTCCACAGCGCCTTCTTCATCTCCGGAACGCTCACCCCGCTTGAGGCCTTCCGCGACGTCATGGGCATCGAAAAAGCTAAGCTGAAGAAGTTTCCGAGGATGGTGAAGCGCGAAAACGCGCAGGTTCTGGTCGCCAAAGATGTATCGACGCGCGGTGAGGAGCGCTCGCTCCAGGTTTACAGGAAGATGGTCGATTATATCGTCGAGGCCGTTAAGCTAATTCCCAAGAACGTCGGCGTCTTCACTGCCTCCTATGAAGTCCTTCAGGGCCTCCTCTCGGCCAACCTTGAGGTCAGACTTGAAGGAACGGGAAAGGCGGTATTCATCGAGAGGCAGGGGGTGAGCTCGGCCGAGAACGACACGATGGTGGCTTCGTTTAAAGCCCATGCGAAGGGCAACGGGGCGGTTCTGCTCGGCGTCATGGGCGGGAGGAACAGTGAGGGACAGGATTACTCTGGCGACGAGATGAACGGGGTTATACTGGTCGGGATTCCCTACGCGAGGCCAACTCCGCGCGTGCAGGCCCAGATAAGGTACTTCGAGCGGAAGTTCCCGGGAAAGGGCCGCTACTACGGCTACTACCTGCCCGCCCACAGGAAACTGGTTCAGGCAGCCGGAAGGGTTCACCGCTCTGCGGAGGAGAAGGGCTCGATAATAATCCTCGACTACCGCGTCCTCTGGAGGAACGTCAGGAAGGACTTTCCAGACTGGATGGTGGAGACTATGAGGCCCGTTGACCTGGCGAGGATGAGGCTTTACCTGAAGAGGTTCTGGCTCAGCGGACCGTGA
- a CDS encoding toprim domain-containing protein produces MAIVDVRILVEGASDVEVVSKALQGLALGSEYNITISAIIPTTNVDIAKSAAAGADLLIIATDADRVGRELAERLFNELGEMVGHIERMKLPLGHDLEHVDVELVRKELKNTLVRAGLKSLQVLPEYMELRKQLLDVKGKYDQLANEYESLYKEHEELQKKYEELHAEYVRLRNENEGLRELLDKKSRPVKIEEAWTNLFPAEPVPDERIFAIAVEKLGLAGKVVVGQGYVFAEERELVEELMKTVYLSLAIKEGLEEKAESEETVERKEEKPEPQEKAGDEIEIIEAELKPDELL; encoded by the coding sequence ATGGCGATAGTTGACGTTAGGATTCTCGTTGAAGGGGCGAGCGACGTTGAGGTCGTCAGCAAGGCCCTGCAGGGGCTCGCGCTGGGGAGCGAGTACAACATCACAATCTCCGCCATAATCCCGACGACCAACGTGGACATAGCCAAGAGTGCCGCGGCAGGAGCGGACCTTCTCATCATAGCGACCGACGCCGACCGCGTGGGAAGGGAGCTCGCGGAGAGGCTCTTCAACGAGCTCGGAGAGATGGTCGGGCACATCGAGAGGATGAAGCTCCCCCTCGGCCACGACCTTGAGCACGTCGATGTGGAGCTCGTGAGGAAGGAACTGAAGAACACCCTCGTCAGGGCCGGGCTGAAGAGCCTGCAGGTCCTTCCGGAGTACATGGAGCTCAGGAAACAGCTCCTCGACGTGAAGGGCAAGTACGACCAGCTCGCGAACGAGTACGAGAGCCTTTACAAGGAGCACGAGGAGCTTCAGAAGAAGTATGAAGAGCTTCACGCCGAGTACGTCAGGCTGAGGAACGAGAACGAGGGCCTGAGAGAGCTCCTCGACAAGAAGAGCAGGCCGGTCAAGATTGAAGAAGCGTGGACGAACCTCTTCCCGGCTGAACCCGTTCCGGACGAGAGGATTTTCGCCATAGCGGTTGAGAAGCTCGGCCTTGCAGGAAAGGTCGTGGTCGGCCAGGGCTACGTATTCGCCGAGGAGAGGGAGCTCGTGGAGGAGCTCATGAAAACAGTTTACCTGAGCCTCGCCATAAAGGAGGGCCTTGAGGAGAAAGCCGAGAGCGAGGAAACCGTTGAGCGGAAGGAGGAGAAGCCCGAACCCCAGGAGAAAGCCGGAGATGAAATCGAAATCATTGAGGCTGAGCTCAAACCGGACGAACTGCTCTAA